The proteins below come from a single Crossiella sp. CA-258035 genomic window:
- a CDS encoding F0F1 ATP synthase subunit B, which translates to MTEVSAATVLAAGGELSPLGLPLGEIILGLIAFGVVLFVLNKYVFPQFEKAYAARTEAIEGGIARAEQAQAKAEEALQQYRAQLADARAEAARIRDDARAEGQQIVAEMREQAQAESARIVAQGQAALAAQRAQIVAELRGDLGRIAVDLAGRVVGESLKDESRRRGTVDRFLDELDATSAPAGK; encoded by the coding sequence TGGCCGCCGGGGGAGAGCTGAGCCCGCTCGGCCTGCCCCTCGGCGAGATCATCCTCGGCCTGATCGCCTTCGGCGTCGTCCTCTTCGTGCTGAACAAGTACGTCTTCCCGCAGTTCGAGAAGGCGTACGCGGCTCGCACCGAGGCGATCGAGGGCGGTATCGCCAGGGCCGAGCAGGCCCAGGCGAAGGCAGAGGAAGCGCTGCAGCAGTACCGGGCGCAGCTGGCCGACGCGCGCGCCGAGGCGGCCCGGATCCGGGACGACGCGCGTGCCGAAGGGCAGCAGATCGTCGCCGAGATGCGGGAGCAGGCGCAGGCCGAGTCCGCGCGCATCGTGGCTCAGGGCCAGGCCGCGCTCGCCGCGCAGCGGGCGCAGATCGTCGCGGAGCTCCGCGGTGACCTGGGCCGGATCGCGGTCGACCTGGCCGGTCGCGTGGTGGGCGAGTCCCTTAAGGACGAGTCCCGCCGTCGCGGCACCGTCGACCGCTTCCTCGACGAGCTGGACGCCACCTCGGCGCCGGCCGGGAAGTGA